In Alteracholeplasma palmae J233, a single genomic region encodes these proteins:
- a CDS encoding MATE family efflux transporter, protein MKDVNFLKGNILKLLFIFMLPVVISNLINQLYSLMDTIVIGQFLGKRALAAVGTTGPIVFLVIGFAQGIATGLGLKVTQSIGKKDISQVKQSIAISFLIGITLSIVLTILGIVTAPYLLNFMKVPDYLYHDSYTYILVVYAGITSTVFSILLVSILQGFGNSRFPLIVMILTSIFNVILDVVLIGVLKLPVFVSGLTNVLAQTASFILCYIYLNKKYKEYKILKSDFVVDQKKIKKHLVMGLPMAFQFSITAIGVMVVQSFLNPLGENAISGFSIGSKIETLVVQPMVALGVAVSTFAAQNFGAKQYTRIRKGINLSLVILLGTTFIATIFSTVFSQPLIRMFISNPTEEVITYATKYLTTISWYYIILNILFVYRMTLQAIGEQVIPTLGGVMELIGRISAAYLLIPSLGYYGISLASPIAWICAVCILVPRMYHYLHKKNKELIVLAV, encoded by the coding sequence ATGAAAGATGTTAATTTCCTTAAAGGAAATATTTTAAAATTATTATTTATATTTATGTTACCCGTAGTAATATCTAACTTAATTAATCAGTTATATTCTCTTATGGATACAATTGTAATTGGTCAGTTTTTAGGTAAAAGAGCATTAGCTGCAGTAGGAACAACAGGACCAATAGTTTTTTTAGTTATTGGCTTTGCACAGGGAATTGCCACAGGATTAGGATTAAAAGTAACACAAAGTATTGGCAAGAAAGATATTTCTCAAGTTAAACAATCGATAGCAATCTCATTTCTAATTGGAATCACTCTTTCTATTGTTTTAACAATCCTAGGAATTGTCACAGCACCCTACTTGTTAAACTTTATGAAAGTACCAGATTATTTATATCATGATAGCTATACTTATATTTTAGTTGTCTATGCTGGAATTACTTCAACAGTATTTAGTATTTTGTTAGTCTCTATTTTACAAGGCTTTGGAAATAGTAGATTTCCATTAATTGTTATGATTTTAACCTCAATATTTAATGTGATTCTAGATGTTGTCTTGATTGGAGTTTTAAAATTACCAGTATTTGTTTCAGGCTTAACGAATGTGTTAGCTCAAACAGCTTCATTTATTTTATGTTATATATACTTAAATAAAAAGTATAAGGAATATAAAATATTAAAAAGTGATTTTGTTGTGGATCAAAAAAAGATTAAAAAGCATTTAGTAATGGGACTTCCAATGGCCTTTCAATTTTCAATTACAGCAATTGGAGTTATGGTTGTACAATCCTTTTTAAATCCATTAGGAGAAAATGCCATATCAGGCTTTTCTATTGGCTCTAAAATAGAAACACTAGTAGTTCAACCAATGGTTGCCTTAGGTGTTGCAGTATCAACGTTTGCTGCACAAAATTTTGGGGCAAAACAATATACAAGGATTCGTAAAGGAATTAATTTATCATTAGTCATTTTACTTGGAACAACTTTTATAGCAACCATTTTTTCAACTGTTTTTAGTCAGCCATTAATTAGAATGTTTATTTCAAACCCAACAGAAGAAGTTATTACATACGCAACAAAGTATCTAACAACTATATCATGGTACTATATTATTTTAAATATTTTATTTGTATATAGAATGACACTTCAAGCAATAGGAGAACAAGTTATTCCTACCTTAGGTGGTGTGATGGAATTAATAGGAAGAATCTCAGCAGCATATTTATTAATCCCATCTTTAGGATATTACGGGATTTCACTAGCAAGCCCAATAGCTTGGATATGCGCAGTTTGTATTTTAGTTCCAAGAATGTATCATTATTTACATAAAAAGAATAAAGAACTAATCGTTCTTGCAGTATAA
- a CDS encoding DNA cytosine methyltransferase — protein sequence MNNKKFTFVDLFAGIGGFHQALESLGGMCVTASEINEFAKETYLLNFPKTPVVGDINENWNKLPEFDVLCGGFPCQPFSKAGNQQGFNDEERGNLFYRIIDILKDHPECKFIILENVRNLSDKSENWDIIQNELRNLNFYVTEKPLILSPSQFGIPQIRERVYILGIRKDIRDAKKLKNGYIHLEELELTDLPPGLGSLSNGDAWKILEQNIDDKYNLPQEEVQILDIWDEFRRGTNFEPSGVPIWLDYMGIGLSDKKYKDLTLYQVRAKQDMKIDELPKWKQKFAQKNREFYKKHKLFIDNWSKQHNMMERISTHKKFEWNGGDEFSSLKEVIIQFRHSGIRAKKPTYFPTLVAINNKPIIWDKNKKTYRYITPREAANLQSFKKDFIFSPNESHTYKQLGNAINVKVVEILANKLINFAYDDWNKGANDDGK from the coding sequence ATGAACAATAAGAAATTTACTTTTGTTGATTTATTTGCTGGTATTGGAGGTTTTCATCAAGCCCTTGAATCATTGGGAGGGATGTGTGTAACAGCATCTGAAATTAACGAATTTGCAAAGGAAACATACCTATTAAATTTTCCTAAAACTCCTGTTGTTGGAGATATAAATGAAAATTGGAATAAACTTCCAGAGTTTGATGTTTTATGCGGCGGATTTCCATGCCAACCTTTTAGTAAAGCCGGTAATCAGCAAGGATTTAATGATGAAGAGAGAGGCAATCTTTTCTATAGAATTATAGATATTTTAAAAGATCACCCTGAATGCAAATTTATAATTTTAGAGAATGTGAGAAATTTATCTGACAAGAGTGAAAATTGGGATATAATACAGAACGAGTTAAGAAATCTAAATTTTTACGTTACTGAAAAGCCACTGATTTTATCGCCAAGTCAATTTGGAATACCTCAAATTAGAGAGAGGGTTTATATATTAGGGATTAGAAAAGATATTAGGGATGCTAAAAAACTTAAAAATGGATATATACATTTAGAAGAATTGGAACTAACCGATTTACCTCCGGGATTGGGGTCTTTAAGTAATGGTGATGCATGGAAAATTTTAGAACAAAATATTGATGATAAATATAATTTGCCTCAAGAAGAAGTTCAAATATTGGATATTTGGGATGAATTTAGACGAGGGACAAATTTTGAGCCAAGCGGAGTTCCTATTTGGCTAGATTATATGGGTATAGGTCTTTCTGATAAAAAATACAAAGACTTGACTCTATATCAGGTAAGGGCAAAGCAAGATATGAAGATTGATGAATTACCAAAGTGGAAACAAAAATTTGCTCAAAAAAACAGAGAATTTTACAAAAAGCATAAGTTATTTATAGATAATTGGTCAAAGCAGCATAATATGATGGAAAGAATTTCAACACACAAAAAATTTGAGTGGAATGGTGGAGATGAATTTTCCTCTTTAAAAGAAGTTATTATCCAGTTTAGGCACTCAGGAATTAGAGCAAAGAAGCCAACGTATTTTCCAACGTTAGTTGCTATAAACAATAAACCAATCATTTGGGATAAAAATAAAAAAACCTATAGATATATTACTCCTAGAGAAGCTGCAAATTTACAGAGTTTTAAAAAAGATTTTATCTTTTCACCTAATGAATCCCATACTTATAAGCAACTAGGTAACGCTATAAATGTCAAGGTTGTAGAGATATTAGCAAATAAATTGATTAATTTTGCTTATGATGACTGGAACAAAGGAGCAAATGATGATGGAAAATAA
- a CDS encoding ATP-binding protein, with translation MENKINIRPTTGVYATYKNLRYEPWTAIAEFVDNSTQSFFDHQEELTSMANFGKLVVEITYEQMPDGNDTLTIKDNAYGMEIEDFERAIKIDKPPLNKKGRNEFGMGLKTAACWFGNFWSIVSTQLGSDIKYSASVNVEKISETHEDYIDYDMEKSDLGEHFTMLTISNLNKKITGGKTIGKVKSLLASIYREDLRRGDISIIYNGTELFFEEVEIYKEKLHDGTFKEWKTDIDIMVEHENQFLPVRGFVAIRQKGSVSDAGLSLLRRKRVIVGGVDQNYRPKEIFGNSNDFPYQRIFGELHMDEWKVTQAKDNFDWHNGGLEEKFIETLIPLIEDLIKKSAKIRVRQKAISTDFISKAVEELADAGIIENPKITFIEEGLKEEFIEQGSLIVDDNEDTSVIIEGPKTSEVSLERNGVHYNFLVNFKDYSTQWVLIKKENSSYRITLNMKHPFFKPLIDDSKFIEVMTKFVFSMAIAEIESTVMSPDSRIDPADIRIKMNTLLEESLKLKENELNE, from the coding sequence ATGGAAAATAAGATTAATATTCGTCCAACAACAGGTGTGTATGCAACATATAAGAACTTAAGATATGAGCCTTGGACAGCCATAGCAGAATTTGTAGATAACTCTACACAGAGTTTTTTTGATCATCAGGAAGAATTAACTTCCATGGCGAACTTCGGTAAATTAGTTGTTGAAATAACTTACGAACAAATGCCTGATGGAAACGATACATTGACAATAAAAGATAACGCTTATGGAATGGAAATAGAAGATTTTGAAAGAGCCATTAAGATCGATAAACCACCTTTGAATAAAAAGGGAAGAAATGAATTTGGAATGGGATTAAAAACAGCTGCCTGTTGGTTTGGAAATTTTTGGTCAATTGTGTCAACACAATTAGGATCAGACATTAAGTATTCAGCAAGTGTTAATGTAGAAAAAATAAGTGAAACCCATGAAGATTATATTGATTATGATATGGAAAAATCAGATTTGGGAGAGCATTTCACAATGCTTACAATAAGCAATTTAAATAAAAAGATAACGGGTGGAAAAACAATAGGTAAAGTTAAATCATTGCTAGCAAGTATATATAGAGAAGATTTAAGGCGAGGCGATATTAGCATAATTTACAATGGAACTGAATTGTTTTTTGAAGAAGTAGAAATATATAAAGAAAAGCTCCATGATGGAACTTTCAAGGAGTGGAAAACTGACATTGACATTATGGTCGAACACGAAAACCAATTTTTACCTGTCAGAGGTTTTGTTGCTATTAGACAAAAAGGGAGTGTATCTGATGCGGGACTTTCTCTTTTAAGAAGAAAAAGAGTTATCGTAGGTGGAGTAGATCAAAATTACCGTCCAAAAGAAATATTTGGTAATTCAAATGATTTTCCCTATCAAAGAATTTTTGGCGAATTACATATGGATGAGTGGAAAGTTACACAAGCAAAAGACAACTTTGATTGGCACAATGGAGGTTTAGAAGAAAAATTTATTGAAACTCTAATTCCGTTAATAGAAGATTTAATAAAAAAATCTGCGAAAATTAGAGTTAGACAAAAAGCAATTTCAACAGATTTTATTTCAAAAGCGGTAGAAGAATTAGCTGATGCTGGAATAATAGAAAATCCAAAAATCACCTTTATAGAAGAAGGATTAAAGGAAGAATTTATAGAACAAGGAAGTTTAATAGTTGATGATAATGAAGATACATCTGTAATTATTGAAGGACCAAAAACTTCAGAGGTGAGCCTAGAAAGAAACGGTGTTCATTATAACTTTCTTGTTAACTTTAAAGATTATTCTACACAGTGGGTACTAATAAAAAAAGAAAATAGTTCTTATAGAATTACACTTAACATGAAACATCCGTTTTTTAAGCCTTTAATAGATGACAGTAAGTTTATAGAGGTAATGACTAAATTTGTATTTAGTATGGCTATAGCAGAGATTGAAAGCACAGTAATGTCTCCAGATAGTAGAATTGATCCTGCTGATATCAGAATTAAAATGAATACATTATTAGAGGAAAGTTTGAAATTAAAGGAGAATGAATTAAATGAGTGA
- a CDS encoding endonuclease yields the protein MSDVIKVIPKTDNKNVWTIKSDGYYSNCVKNVMEEEDYPDESINSIIQNAIETLSQCPDPNINDESSKTGIVIGKVQSGKTSNFISLIGLAFDNGYQIAVVLGGNKNNLLEQNVTRIKNSFRVDAMKLVILDTNKNDDVINANTISEFIKQNRKIIIIGLKHQKHIDKMSDIFNNYKLSIAPTIIIDDEGDQATLNTKKYSKDKKKMSTIYESVLKLKTRIKKHCFISVTATPQANILIDTLDLLSPDFGVLVDPGIGYCGLSEFHGDNQDKYVKVIPEDEISLFDSCGIPISVYEALASFFVSNGVRKYRGDFGNHALLFHPSQRKVDHASVVEKLQSVVDSWKNKADCYEDIAYQSLKRHLVSAYDKYKNDGVNLPSFVDLEEFILDSIKFCSKIHLTNSDTDASKNSELYKTNIFVGGNMVERGLTIKGLAITYIIRRAKTTSNVDNTEQRARWFGYKEAYIDICRVYTTQQIKDDFHHIFEHDEALWDTIKKAEQQGTPFKEIGRVFKNNSRLLRLTRSNVARTQKLDFDQFKSQNSVILDEKVAIENNRLLEKIKNDNKEKLINIRYSRTQNHLLLPNLKFSIIKKDLFNLYKYPTTGNLNKGFFDLLEAGFQHLKKDPITDILWVRYETKEERNIDESGRMLSTLMQGHNPNVNSPDFYIGDRKLPDERADNIQVQVHLVKPNKIVGYDFYLPFFVIYLPSKLTEALSSFVTKGEK from the coding sequence ATGAGTGATGTTATAAAGGTTATTCCCAAAACTGACAATAAAAATGTATGGACAATAAAAAGTGATGGTTACTACAGTAACTGTGTTAAAAATGTAATGGAAGAAGAAGACTACCCAGATGAATCAATAAATTCAATAATTCAGAATGCAATTGAAACCTTGTCTCAGTGTCCAGACCCTAATATTAATGATGAGTCATCAAAAACAGGAATTGTTATTGGTAAAGTTCAAAGTGGAAAGACTTCTAATTTTATTTCTTTGATAGGCTTAGCTTTTGATAATGGTTATCAAATTGCAGTTGTTTTGGGCGGAAATAAAAATAATTTACTTGAACAAAACGTAACAAGAATTAAGAATTCTTTTAGGGTTGATGCCATGAAGTTGGTTATATTAGACACGAATAAAAATGATGATGTTATAAATGCCAATACAATATCAGAATTTATAAAGCAAAACCGTAAAATCATTATTATAGGGTTAAAACATCAAAAACATATTGATAAAATGTCTGATATTTTTAATAATTATAAATTATCGATAGCGCCAACAATAATTATTGATGATGAGGGAGATCAAGCAACATTAAACACAAAAAAATATAGCAAAGATAAAAAGAAAATGAGTACAATCTACGAGTCTGTATTAAAACTAAAGACTAGAATTAAAAAACATTGCTTTATTTCAGTTACAGCAACTCCTCAAGCAAACATCTTGATTGATACCCTAGATCTCTTATCTCCAGATTTTGGAGTCTTGGTTGACCCAGGGATCGGTTACTGCGGCTTATCTGAGTTCCACGGTGACAACCAAGATAAATATGTTAAGGTTATTCCAGAAGATGAAATTAGTTTATTTGATAGTTGTGGTATTCCAATTTCAGTATATGAAGCTCTAGCTTCGTTTTTTGTTTCAAATGGTGTTAGAAAATATCGTGGTGATTTTGGAAATCATGCATTATTGTTTCACCCAAGTCAAAGAAAAGTTGATCATGCTAGTGTAGTAGAAAAGTTACAAAGTGTAGTGGACAGTTGGAAGAACAAGGCTGATTGTTATGAAGACATAGCTTATCAAAGCCTGAAAAGGCACTTAGTTTCAGCATACGACAAATATAAAAATGATGGTGTTAATTTACCGTCTTTTGTTGATTTAGAAGAATTTATTTTAGACTCGATAAAATTTTGTTCAAAAATTCACTTGACTAATAGTGATACTGACGCAAGTAAAAATTCAGAATTATATAAAACTAATATTTTTGTCGGTGGAAATATGGTTGAAAGAGGATTGACGATAAAAGGCTTAGCCATTACTTACATAATTAGAAGAGCTAAAACAACAAGTAACGTTGATAATACAGAGCAAAGAGCAAGATGGTTTGGGTATAAAGAGGCTTATATAGATATATGTAGAGTATACACAACACAGCAGATTAAAGATGATTTTCATCATATTTTCGAACATGATGAAGCACTCTGGGATACTATAAAAAAAGCAGAACAACAGGGTACCCCGTTTAAAGAAATTGGTAGAGTATTTAAAAATAATAGTAGATTATTAAGATTGACTAGATCAAACGTAGCAAGAACTCAGAAACTTGATTTTGACCAATTTAAATCTCAAAATAGTGTTATTTTAGATGAAAAAGTAGCAATAGAAAATAATAGACTTTTAGAAAAAATAAAGAATGATAACAAAGAAAAATTAATTAATATAAGGTATTCAAGGACTCAGAATCATTTATTATTACCAAATTTAAAATTTTCTATAATCAAGAAAGATCTATTTAATCTATACAAATATCCAACAACAGGTAACCTAAATAAAGGGTTCTTTGATTTATTGGAGGCTGGGTTTCAACATCTAAAAAAAGATCCAATTACTGATATTTTGTGGGTCAGATACGAAACTAAGGAAGAACGTAATATTGATGAATCAGGAAGAATGCTTAGTACATTAATGCAAGGTCATAATCCTAATGTTAATAGCCCAGATTTTTATATTGGTGATAGAAAACTGCCTGATGAAAGAGCTGATAACATACAGGTTCAAGTGCATCTGGTTAAGCCTAACAAAATTGTTGGGTATGATTTTTATTTACCTTTTTTTGTTATATATCTACCATCTAAGTTAACCGAGGCATTATCATCGTTTGTTACCAAAGGAGAAAAATAA
- a CDS encoding PD-(D/E)XK motif protein produces MEIDKLYQTLKNIEKPVDNSYNVVKIENSYYGISKEGYITFISETDNEHIRPTSQRTKHLFLETNMKCSLKTDEVIYEGIYNVLVCFESNYESIISFIQLTNVYSKSRKSTLINIKTFFETLKNLFSNKKQLPLLELQGLFGELYFMYYIQNDKFDISDFWQSKEKMKFDFSITEYNKIEIKTTTGDSRVHKFRHEQLVSDIYDTWIVSIMLRKDDQGLSLYELSENVKKNNPLKFNLHIRITNLLNNYTKTELEQIKFNENYIKSNMGFYRTLDIPRFQEKQPKGVYNTEYDADLSNVKKNNKTQINEWICKSLKLNQ; encoded by the coding sequence ATGGAAATTGATAAATTATATCAAACACTAAAAAATATTGAAAAGCCAGTGGACAACAGTTATAATGTTGTTAAAATAGAAAATAGTTATTATGGTATTTCAAAAGAGGGTTATATAACGTTTATTAGTGAAACTGATAACGAGCATATTAGACCAACATCTCAGCGAACAAAACATCTCTTTCTAGAGACAAACATGAAATGCTCTTTAAAAACGGATGAAGTAATATATGAAGGAATATATAACGTTCTTGTTTGTTTTGAATCAAACTATGAATCTATTATTTCATTTATACAACTTACGAATGTATATTCAAAATCAAGGAAAAGCACGTTAATTAATATTAAAACTTTTTTTGAAACATTAAAGAACTTATTTTCGAACAAAAAGCAACTACCTCTATTAGAATTGCAAGGATTATTTGGTGAACTATATTTTATGTATTATATTCAAAATGATAAGTTTGATATTTCTGATTTTTGGCAATCAAAGGAAAAAATGAAATTTGATTTTTCTATTACGGAATATAATAAAATAGAAATCAAAACTACAACTGGAGATTCAAGAGTCCATAAATTTAGGCATGAACAACTTGTTTCAGATATTTATGATACATGGATTGTTTCTATAATGTTAAGAAAAGATGATCAAGGTCTTTCTTTGTATGAACTATCTGAGAACGTAAAGAAGAATAATCCTCTAAAATTTAATTTACATATTCGCATTACAAATTTACTTAATAATTATACTAAAACTGAGTTAGAACAAATTAAATTTAACGAGAATTATATAAAAAGTAACATGGGATTTTATAGAACATTAGATATCCCAAGGTTTCAAGAAAAACAGCCTAAAGGCGTATATAATACAGAGTATGATGCCGATTTAAGCAATGTTAAGAAAAACAATAAAACACAAATCAACGAATGGATTTGCAAGTCTTTAAAATTAAATCAATAA
- a CDS encoding recombinase family protein: MTKTYAYIRVSSKTQSIDRQLDEIEKLKLSKKNIFIDKQSGKDFERDSYLKLKNKLKYGDLLIVKSIDRLGRNYEMIIEEWSFITKKIGADIKVLDMPLLDTRIQPDNLVGKFISDIVLQVLSFVAENERDNIKQRQAEGIKLAKEKGIHMGRPRVKLPNNFKDIVSKVKNKELTSREAIKVLGISKSSFYKYLFLEKINF, translated from the coding sequence ATGACTAAAACATATGCATACATAAGAGTTTCATCTAAAACACAATCTATTGATCGACAATTAGATGAAATTGAAAAATTAAAATTATCTAAGAAAAATATCTTTATCGATAAACAAAGTGGTAAAGATTTTGAAAGAGATTCGTATTTAAAACTTAAAAACAAATTAAAATATGGGGATTTATTAATTGTTAAAAGTATTGATCGTTTAGGAAGAAACTATGAAATGATTATTGAAGAATGGTCGTTTATAACTAAAAAAATAGGGGCAGATATCAAAGTACTTGATATGCCCCTTTTAGATACTAGAATACAACCTGATAATCTAGTTGGTAAGTTTATTAGTGATATTGTTTTACAGGTGTTGTCATTTGTCGCAGAGAATGAAAGAGATAATATTAAGCAAAGGCAAGCCGAAGGAATTAAACTTGCAAAAGAAAAGGGCATCCACATGGGACGCCCTAGAGTTAAATTGCCTAATAATTTTAAAGATATCGTTAGTAAAGTTAAGAATAAAGAATTAACTTCTCGTGAAGCTATTAAAGTGTTAGGAATATCTAAATCATCTTTTTATAAATATCTATTTCTAGAAAAAATTAATTTTTAG
- a CDS encoding DNA adenine methylase yields the protein MNPVLKWVGGKRQLLPKIVELMPKEYNRYYEPFVGGGALLFEVLPKVAVINDMNSELINLYEVLSNDKDYKEFIQYLDLHELNHSKEYYYEIREMDRDDNFSQLSKAIRAARVVYLNKAGFNGLYRVNSKGYFNVPFGKKDKVSIYSKDNLESVHEYLSNNKIDIRNIDFEASVNDAKENDFVYFDPPYDPWEEKNSFTSYTQFDFTKEDQVRLFNVFKALDKKGVKVMLSNHYTDFIKDLYKDYRITVVPAKRLVNSKSSGRGDVLEVLITNYE from the coding sequence ATGAATCCAGTATTAAAGTGGGTTGGCGGAAAAAGACAGTTATTACCTAAGATAGTAGAGCTCATGCCAAAAGAATATAATCGTTATTATGAACCATTTGTTGGTGGCGGTGCCTTACTGTTTGAAGTTTTACCAAAGGTTGCTGTTATAAACGATATGAACTCAGAATTAATTAATCTTTATGAGGTCTTAAGTAATGACAAGGATTATAAAGAATTTATTCAATACTTAGATCTACATGAACTTAATCATTCTAAAGAATATTATTATGAGATTAGAGAGATGGATAGAGATGATAATTTTTCTCAACTATCTAAAGCGATACGAGCAGCTAGAGTAGTGTATTTAAATAAAGCCGGATTTAATGGACTTTACAGAGTCAACTCAAAAGGTTACTTTAATGTTCCTTTTGGTAAAAAAGATAAAGTATCTATCTATTCAAAAGACAACTTAGAATCAGTACATGAATATTTATCTAATAATAAAATAGATATTAGAAATATAGATTTTGAAGCATCTGTTAATGATGCTAAAGAAAATGACTTTGTCTACTTTGATCCACCTTATGATCCATGGGAAGAAAAGAACTCATTTACATCATACACTCAATTTGATTTTACTAAAGAAGACCAAGTAAGGCTCTTTAATGTTTTTAAAGCCCTTGATAAAAAGGGAGTGAAAGTCATGCTTAGCAATCATTATACTGATTTTATAAAGGATTTATACAAAGACTATAGAATAACTGTGGTTCCTGCTAAAAGGCTTGTAAACTCAAAATCTAGTGGACGTGGTGATGTTTTAGAAGTCTTAATTACTAACTATGAATAA
- a CDS encoding DNA-methyltransferase, producing MNKPYYLNNSFSLYHGDSLKILKFIEEKSIDMIFADPPYFLSNDGITCQGGKMVSVNKGSWDKTEMDVTEKLEFNRNWIRLCKAVLKDNGTIFISGTFHNIYIIGYALELEGFEIINNIVWRKLNPPPHLAKKAFTHSTETILWARKKGFKNKFNYDLMKEINSGKQMKDVWEFSLTKPSEKKEGKHPTQKPIALLERMILASTSESDLILDPFNGSGTTGVAANKLKRKYIGIDMDSNYLDLTIRRYEKGI from the coding sequence ATGAATAAACCATACTACTTAAATAATTCTTTTTCGCTATATCATGGTGATTCACTAAAAATATTAAAGTTTATAGAAGAAAAGTCTATTGATATGATATTTGCAGATCCACCCTATTTTTTATCTAACGATGGTATAACATGTCAAGGTGGAAAAATGGTTTCTGTTAATAAAGGTTCTTGGGATAAAACAGAAATGGATGTAACTGAAAAACTTGAGTTTAATAGAAATTGGATTAGGCTTTGTAAAGCAGTTTTGAAAGATAATGGAACAATATTTATATCAGGGACATTTCATAATATATATATTATTGGATACGCATTAGAATTAGAAGGATTTGAAATCATCAATAATATAGTTTGGAGAAAACTAAATCCGCCACCACACTTAGCTAAAAAAGCTTTTACTCACTCTACAGAAACAATACTATGGGCTAGAAAAAAAGGCTTTAAAAATAAATTTAATTATGATTTGATGAAAGAAATTAATAGCGGTAAACAAATGAAAGATGTTTGGGAATTTAGTTTAACCAAGCCTAGTGAGAAAAAAGAAGGAAAACATCCAACACAAAAACCGATCGCTCTATTAGAAAGAATGATACTTGCCTCAACTAGTGAATCTGACCTCATATTAGATCCATTTAATGGAAGTGGGACAACAGGGGTTGCAGCTAACAAACTAAAAAGAAAGTATATTGGTATCGATATGGATAGTAACTATTTAGATTTAACAATTAGAAGATATGAGAAAGGGATTTAA
- a CDS encoding type II restriction endonuclease — MENRSFDKLINGLKSTITSYDYYVNFDKVFKEVKDVKYNLNVLNILIGEDNFAEEFKKMLVKNPDVVGVLPILLAVRDKQLDILDNNVVITYDFKENMDAKYYLDFIYKTRLIELFSDYGIKNLVDYVTGIEVGLDTNGRKNRSGSAMGLTVQRIISNISNIKWEKEATQQKIKDTLGIEIKEEYFEYTGNKRFDFVIKNDNGHLFLIETNYYRTTGSKLNETSRSYIKLAENLKHIPEVTFIWITDGLGWLKTKNNLKEAYNKIQYVFNISDLENGLLEQLILEKKK; from the coding sequence ATGGAAAATAGAAGTTTTGACAAATTAATAAACGGGTTAAAAAGTACAATTACATCATATGATTATTATGTGAACTTTGATAAAGTATTTAAAGAAGTCAAAGATGTTAAATATAATTTAAATGTTCTAAATATTTTAATAGGTGAAGATAATTTTGCTGAAGAATTTAAAAAAATGCTTGTTAAGAATCCTGATGTAGTAGGAGTATTACCGATTCTTTTAGCAGTAAGAGATAAACAATTAGATATTCTAGATAATAATGTTGTTATAACATATGACTTTAAAGAAAACATGGATGCAAAATATTATCTAGATTTCATATATAAAACAAGACTTATAGAATTATTTAGTGACTATGGTATAAAAAATCTTGTTGACTATGTAACAGGGATAGAAGTTGGCTTAGATACTAACGGCAGAAAAAATAGAAGTGGGAGTGCCATGGGATTAACAGTCCAAAGAATCATTTCTAATATAAGTAATATCAAATGGGAAAAAGAAGCAACCCAACAAAAGATTAAAGATACACTTGGAATAGAAATTAAAGAAGAGTATTTTGAATACACTGGAAACAAACGTTTTGATTTTGTTATTAAAAACGATAACGGTCATCTTTTTTTAATAGAAACTAATTATTACCGCACAACAGGATCTAAACTTAATGAAACATCTAGAAGTTATATTAAACTAGCAGAGAATTTAAAACATATTCCAGAAGTAACATTCATTTGGATTACTGATGGATTAGGCTGGCTAAAAACTAAAAACAATTTAAAAGAAGCATACAATAAGATTCAATATGTATTTAATATAAGTGATTTAGAAAACGGATTATTAGAACAACTCATTTTGGAAAAGAAAAAATAG